The Carassius gibelio isolate Cgi1373 ecotype wild population from Czech Republic chromosome B12, carGib1.2-hapl.c, whole genome shotgun sequence genome has a segment encoding these proteins:
- the rcvrnb gene encoding recoverin b — MGNAKSGALSKELLEELKMNTKYSEEQLYAWYQKFLNECPTGRISREQFESIYASFFPDADPKAYAQHVFRSFDADSDGTLDFKEYIVALHLTSSGKTVEKLEWAFALYDVDRNGTITKNEMHEIVKSIFNMISKEDQKNLPDDENTPEKRTDKIWDFFGKKENGKITEGEFIQGVMDNKNILRLIQFDKPQKVQERLKEKKQ; from the exons ATGGGCAATGCTAAAAGTGGAGCGCTTTCCAAAGAGCTTCTGGAGgagctgaagatgaacaccaagtaCAGCGAGGAGCAGCTGTATGCATGGTACCAGAAGTTTCTGAACGAGTGTCCGACGGGCCGCATCAGTCGAGAGCAGTTTGAGAGCATCTACGCCAGCTTCTTCCCCGACGCCGATCCCAAGGCTTACGCTCAGCACGTCTTCAGGAGCTTCGACGCCGACAGCGACGGGACGCTGGACTTTAAAGAGTACATTGTGGCTCTGCATCTGACCTCCTCAGGGAAGACCGTGGAGAAGCTGGAGTGGGCCTTCGCTCTGTACGATGTAGACAGGAACGGCACCATCACCAAAAACGAGATGCATGAAATAGTCAAG TCAATATTCAACATGATCTCCAAAGAAGACCAGAAAAACCTTCCGGATGATGAGAATACTCCTGAAAAACGAACAGATAAAATTTGGGACTTCTTCGGGAAAAAAGAAAACG GTAAAATAACGGAGGGCGAGTTCATTCAAGGAGTCATGGACAATAAGAACATCCTCCGTCTGATTCAGTTTGACAAACCACAAAAGGTCCAAGAGCGGCTCAAAGAGAAGAAGCAAtaa
- the LOC127969394 gene encoding glucagon-like peptide 2 receptor, producing the protein MLLAERRAALRVQLWILIVLLYGGQVTGSMLDDLIYKRGEYQENCTRFLKATFPTGTGIFCNGAFDFFACWPHSSPGIVSVPCPPYLPWINEGATGNVYKECTVNGTWKTEENSSTIWRNQSECENDSFFKSKEEEVFRQSVLRVLSIVGYSLSFSSLCLAVLIMSLLRKLHCTRNYIHMNLFVSFIFRAIAVIIKEVILQVVYKNMPRDEIGWSSYTNSTISFVCKASKVSLEYFVGCNYFWLLVEAIFLHMLLFTAVLTRKRLLKKYMVIGWGTPLLFVIPWTVAKTLYENKSCWLNNISWIWWIIRGPLTLSVIVIFCIFLKIIRLLRSKLKADQVKFTDYRYSLARATLVLIPLLGVHEIVFTLIIDESVEGNIRYARNFINLFLSSFQGFLVAVLYCFANGEVQAELKKRWQLFMSSNHFEAHNCFADIHPKHLWKCSQKRPRQTTEQSGSNEEGSHAPTQGHPLQVTVQSAEDLQCGRSFGLEFYTRKSLSSSDGEMTLGETMEEIIEESEF; encoded by the exons GTCACAGGCTCCATGCTGGATGATCTGATCTATAAACGTGGTGAATATCAAGAGAACTGCACACGGTTCCTGAAAGCCACTTTTCCTACTGGAACTG GAATTTTCTGCAATGgagcatttgatttttttgcgtGTTGGCCACATTCATCTCCTGGGATCGTGTCTGTACCCTGCCCTCCTTATTTACCTTGGATCAACGAAG GTGCTACTGGAAACGTGTACAAGGAATGCACGGTCAACGGGACTTGGAAAACCGAGGAGAATTCCAGCACCATATGGAGAAATCAGTCAGAATGTGAAAACGATTCTTTTTTCAAGTCCAAG GAAGAAGAAGTGTTTCGGCAGTCTGTGTTGAGAGTCTTGTCCATTGTAGGATACTCTCTGTCATTTTCCTCTCTTTGCTTGGCTGTTCTGATCATGAGTCTTCTGAG GAAGCTTCACTGTACGAGGAACTACATCCACATGAATCTCTTTGTATCATTCATATTTAGAGCCATagcagtaattatcaaagaggttATATTACAAGTCGTGTATAAAAACATGCCCAGGGATGAGATCGGTTGGAGCAGCTACACAAATTCTACG ATTTCATTCGTCTGCAAGGCTTCAAAGGTGTCGCTGGAATATTTTGTTGGGTGTAATTACTTCTGGCTGTTAGTGGAGGCGATATTTCTGCACATGCTGCTGTTCACTGCAGTTCTGACCAGGAAAAGACTTCTTAAGAAATATATGGTTATAGGATGGG GAACTCCATTACTGTTTGTGATTCCCTGGACTGTTGCCAAAACTTTGTATGAAAATAAAAG CTGTTGGTTAAATAACATCAGTTGGATCTGGTGGATAATTAGAGGCCCATTAACTTTATCAGTGATT GTCATATTTTGCATTTTTCTGAAAATCATCAGACTTCTGCGTTCTAAGTTAAAGGCTGACCAGGTGAAGTTCACTGACTACAGATACAG TTTAGCCAGAGCAACGCTTGTGTTGATTCCTCTGCTCGGGGTCCATGAAATCGTCTTTACATTAATTATAGACGAATCAGTTGAGGGAAACATCCGCTACGCTCGAAACTTCATCAATCTGTTCCTGAGCTCTTTCCAG GGATTTTTAGTTGCAGTGCTGTACTGCTTTGCAAATGGAGAG GTCCAGGCTGAGCTGAAGAAGAGGTGGCAGCTGTTCATGTCCTCCAATCACTTTGAGGCGCACAACTGCTTTGCAGACATTCACCCCAAACACCTGTGGAAGTGCTCACAAAAGAGACCCAGACAAACCACAGAACAGAGCGGATCCAATGAGGAGGGAAGCCACGCCCCCACACAGGGACATCCGCTGCAGGTGACCGTCCAATCAGCAGAGGATTTGCAGTGTGGGCGGAGCTTCGGCCTGGAGTTTTACACGAGGAAGAGCCTCTCCAGCAGCGATGGGGAAATGACTTTAGGAGAGACAATGGAGGAGATCATAGAGGAGAGTGAGTTTTAA
- the pts gene encoding 6-pyruvoyl tetrahydrobiopterin synthase, with the protein MSERIGFITRVQSFSACHRLHSKSLSDEENKRIFGKCNNPNGHGHNYTVEVTVRGKIDRNTGMVMNLTDLKDNIEEAIMKPLDHKNLDLDVPYFADVVSTTENLAVFIWESMVKLLPPDSLYEIKIYETDKNIVFYRGE; encoded by the exons atgtCTGAGCGCATCGGGTTCATCACGCGCGTGCAGAGCTTCAGCGCCTGCCATCGCTTACACAG CAAATCATTAAGTGACGAGGAGAACAAAAGAATATTTGGAAAATGCAACAATCCTAATGGTCATGGTCATAACTACACAG tTGAAGTGACAGTTCGGGGAAAG ATTGACAGAAACACAGGAATGGTGATGAATCTTACTGATCTGAAGGACAATATTGAG GAGGCCATCATGAAACCTCTTGACCATAAAAATCTGGATCTGGATGTGCCGTATTTTGCTGATGTTGTCAG CACCACAGAAAACCTGGCCGTGTTTATTTGGGAGAGTATGGTGAAGCTTCTCCCTCCTGACAGCTTGTATGAGATCAAAATATATGAAACggacaaaaatattgtgttttacaGAGGGGAATAG